In one Lycorma delicatula isolate Av1 chromosome 5, ASM4794821v1, whole genome shotgun sequence genomic region, the following are encoded:
- the LOC142325548 gene encoding uncharacterized protein LOC142325548 isoform X2, producing the protein MNLCGVCFKSFVVNDAAIKCVSHCGRSFHRQCVGLNEKEYDRIIRGNIKWACERADCVAPVVDFVDSVNKRMSEVSKKIDDIKKDQSDFKMILKYMFTGLEKMKCDIDVIQTDPNKCSVESHLNPLLAGTEKDTAVTKLAATGWTVLSERDALYKEFLFTDFSEAFSFMTRLALVAEKMNHHPEWFNAYNKVHITLTSHDVNGISRRDVKLASFCDQFAEAVVLTRKKSFKESH; encoded by the exons atgaatttgTGTGGCGTTTGCTTCAAATCGTTTGTCGTTAATGATGCGGCAATTAAATGTGTTAGCCATTGTGGTCGTTCTTTTCATCGTCAGTGTGTCGGACTGAATGAAAAAGAATATGACAGAATTATAAGGGGTAATATTAAGTGGGCTTGTGAGAGAGCCGACTGTGTTGCACCCGTTGTTGATTTTGTGGATTCTGTTAACAAACGAATGTCAGAAGTTTCAAAGAaaattgatgatataaaaaaagaccaaagtgattttaaaatgatattaaaatatatgtttactggTTTAGAAAAGATGAAATGTGATATTGATGTGATTCAAACAGATCCAAATAAATGTAGTGTTGAAAGTCACCTG aacccCTTATTAGCTGGAACAGAAAAAGATACTGCTGTGACTAAGTTAGCAGCCACTGGATGGACTGTTCTCTCTGAAAGAGATGctctttacaaagaatttttgtttacagatttTAGTGAG GCATTTTCATTTATGACACGTTTAGCATTAGttgccgaaaaaatgaatcatcaTCCAGAATGGTTTAATGCATATAACAAAGTGCACATAACTCTGACTTCACATGATGTAAATGGAATCAGTCGTAGAGATGTTAAACTTGCATCTTTCTGTGATCAGTTTGCAGAAGCTGTTGTACTCACAAG gaaaaaatcttttaaggaGTCACATTAA